One window from the genome of Moorena sp. SIOASIH encodes:
- a CDS encoding AMP-binding protein, translating into MRCSDLYDKFSNLVELLRYRALTQPDKIPYTFNEKGEEETDRITYEVLDQRSRAYACQLPSLEATGERALLVIPPGIDFIAAFFGCLYAGVIAVPAYPPPRRSRNLSRLLAYASDAEALFALTTTSLMTELTSRFAQHPALGRLHLLATNKCVHDQRLNWSEPTLDRSSLAFLQYTSGSTGTPKGVMVSHGNLLHKEYSLLILLR; encoded by the coding sequence ATGAGATGTTCAGACCTTTATGACAAGTTTTCCAATCTGGTAGAGTTGTTGCGTTATAGAGCCCTAACTCAGCCTGATAAAATCCCTTATACCTTCAATGAAAAAGGGGAAGAAGAAACTGATCGTATCACCTATGAGGTATTAGACCAACGCTCAAGGGCGTACGCCTGCCAGTTGCCGTCTCTGGAGGCAACGGGAGAACGAGCTTTGCTAGTCATACCACCAGGTATAGACTTCATTGCTGCCTTTTTTGGGTGCTTGTACGCTGGGGTAATTGCAGTGCCCGCTTATCCACCACCCCGACGCAGTCGCAATCTCTCTAGGTTGTTAGCGTACGCATCAGATGCAGAGGCGTTGTTTGCCCTAACTACCACATCTCTTATGACCGAGTTAACCAGTCGCTTTGCCCAGCATCCAGCTCTGGGGAGGCTGCATTTGCTTGCTACCAATAAATGCGTACACGACCAAAGGTTGAACTGGTCTGAACCAACCCTAGACAGGAGTAGCCTGGCCTTTCTCCAGTACACCTCCGGTTCTACGGGAACACCCAAAGGAGTAATGGTAAGTCACGGTAACTTGCTACACAAGGAGTACTCATTACTGATTCTTCTTCGTTAA
- a CDS encoding type I polyketide synthase, translating into MEATTNTEQLSLSKQMFLALKQAEALDMMERSKSKPIAIIGMGCRFPGNANTPESFWQLLSSGQDAVREIPPERWDIDYCYHPDPDTPGKMYIRHASLVNQVDQFDPEFFGISPREANSLDPQQRFLLEVTWEALERAGINPQQLENTQTGVFLGIGQNDYADLSFSQLENISPYDGTGNGFCFAAGRLSYSLGLQGPSMAIDTACSASLVAVHEACQSLRQGESNLALAGGVQLILSPQITTALSRLKALSPDGRCKTFDAAADGYGRGEGCGIVVLKRLSDAVKDGDQISAVIRGSAVNHDGPSSGLTVPNKLAQEKLIQQALKAAKVEPSQVGYLEAHGTGTSLGDLMEVRALASVFEQGHNQDNPLMIGSVKTNIGHLEAAAGIAGLIKVVLQLQHQKIAPHLNFINPNPYIDWENIPLKVPTQLTPWLSSEGKRVGGVSSFSLSGTNAHIVLEEAPLQVKNQKSKGNSEGVHQRPFHLLTLSAKTPKALEDLVTLNHNYIETHTELAIELRSTDAIADVCYTANTGRAHFNHRLAVIASDRKELAEKLLYWKTGEEVVGLFSGQLDSGSKSPKLAFLFTGQGSQYVNMGRQLYEQEPTFRQALDECEQILQQYLEYPLNEVIYPQDPQHSSSSLLDQTAYTQPALFAIEYALFKLWQSWGINPDAVMGHSVGEYVAATVAGVFSLEDGLKLIATRGRLMQQLPCGGQMVSVMANESKVRELITPYTEKVAIAAINGPLSVVISGEAEAIAAIISSLNSEGIKTKRLQVSHAFHSPLMEPMLVEFEAVANQITYHQPKIPLISNVTGTKVDNSIATANYWVNHIRQPVKFAASMETLQQQGLEIFLEIGAKPILLGMGRQCLPEEFGIWLPSLRPGVDEWQQMLSSLGQLYVQGVKVDWSGFDRDYSRNKVVLPTYPFQRERYWVETAKGSDSKAISSNKLHPLINQKFQSPLSKEIFFESDFNTQNYPFLADHRIYEKVVVPGAAHISLLLAAASLTFPKTECQLEDILFPQALAIPEEGVRTVQVALTPQDSSYSFQVISFDDSFNDGREISSWAVHATGKISTDPVEKSRLSLVDIEGIQSRCSQKLESTEVYQYLWERQIQLGQSFRWIDQVWLGNGEVLCEMKVPQTVLEATKYQLHPALVDSCFQSLVALQLSLSDDNTEMFVPFSVEKFTFYNRPQNGRLWCYTRRSQDKQSSEKFKVDLQLVDQNGELVAQVSGVEARKANAQTLLMTLGSDLSNWFYEINWQAIPLPSKTRSTHEQETGNWLVFALTGELTEGIGKSLEQKGHNCIWVSPGSEYKQIDAHHYQINPTVAEQFQQLLQDNGDLKGIVHLWGVNQTSESLGIKELEKAQELGCATVLHLVQALIQARLTHLPPMWLVTQGTQSVLDETEVVQPQQGALWGLGRVISLEHPELACFRVDLEPKSHISETVPSLVDELLSNQNENQIAIRQGVRYVARLVPQQQQKLISLQLSIESEACYLITGGLGALGLQVARWLVAKGAKHLVLIGGCAPSEMAMETIQELEQAGSQISVLSGDISNQQDTVRIMKQIQGSLPPLKGVIHAAGVLVDGLLQQMSWQQFTKVMAPKVAGTWYLHQLTLDLPLDFFVCFSSMASMLGSPGQGNYAAANGFMDALAHHRRGQGLPGLSINWGPWAAAGMAARLASGHHNRMQSQGIVAIEPEQGMQALGSLLSGSQSQVGVFPINWSRFVSQLPSGQKMPFLEALISSVTETKNEQLLEQLKAAPPEQGEKILIDYLKNKISPLLGINAAKIEIKQPLTSMGFDSLMAGELRNFIQREIEVDIPMEIIISGINIIAIANLLVDKILLNQISLSNSSKTQNIIEDREEITI; encoded by the coding sequence ATGGAAGCGACTACCAACACAGAGCAACTATCATTATCCAAACAGATGTTTCTGGCGCTAAAGCAAGCAGAAGCTTTGGATATGATGGAGCGTTCAAAAAGTAAACCTATTGCCATTATTGGCATGGGCTGTCGATTTCCAGGAAATGCCAACACACCCGAAAGCTTCTGGCAACTGTTATCTAGTGGTCAAGATGCAGTTAGAGAAATTCCACCTGAACGCTGGGATATAGATTATTGCTATCACCCTGACCCTGATACTCCAGGGAAAATGTATATTCGCCATGCTTCATTAGTTAATCAGGTAGATCAGTTTGATCCTGAGTTTTTTGGCATCTCTCCCCGAGAAGCAAATAGCCTTGATCCACAGCAACGTTTTCTTTTGGAAGTAACTTGGGAAGCTCTAGAAAGAGCTGGAATTAACCCCCAACAATTAGAAAACACTCAGACCGGGGTGTTTCTGGGCATCGGTCAAAACGATTATGCTGATTTGAGCTTCAGCCAACTCGAAAATATCAGCCCTTACGATGGTACAGGAAATGGGTTTTGTTTTGCAGCAGGTCGGTTATCTTACTCATTAGGATTGCAAGGCCCATCTATGGCAATAGATACAGCTTGTTCAGCGTCTCTGGTAGCTGTACATGAGGCTTGTCAGAGTCTGCGTCAGGGTGAGTCTAATCTGGCTTTAGCAGGAGGAGTACAACTAATTCTCTCTCCTCAAATCACCACCGCACTATCAAGATTAAAGGCTCTATCACCCGATGGCAGGTGTAAGACTTTTGATGCTGCTGCTGATGGTTATGGCAGGGGAGAGGGATGTGGCATTGTGGTACTCAAGCGTCTGTCTGATGCGGTCAAAGACGGTGACCAAATCTCGGCAGTGATTCGTGGTTCAGCCGTTAATCATGATGGACCTAGTAGCGGACTGACAGTGCCCAATAAACTAGCCCAGGAAAAGTTAATTCAGCAAGCTCTCAAAGCGGCGAAAGTAGAACCATCTCAGGTGGGTTATTTGGAGGCTCATGGTACAGGAACTTCTTTAGGAGACCTTATGGAAGTAAGAGCCTTAGCCAGTGTGTTTGAGCAGGGACATAACCAGGACAATCCCTTGATGATTGGTTCAGTTAAAACTAATATTGGTCACCTAGAAGCCGCAGCGGGAATTGCCGGTTTAATTAAGGTAGTTTTGCAACTGCAACATCAAAAAATTGCGCCTCATCTGAATTTTATAAATCCCAACCCCTATATTGATTGGGAGAATATACCTCTAAAAGTTCCAACTCAACTGACACCTTGGTTGTCATCAGAGGGTAAACGAGTGGGAGGAGTCAGTTCCTTTTCTCTTAGTGGCACGAATGCTCATATAGTGCTAGAAGAAGCCCCTCTTCAAGTCAAAAATCAAAAGTCAAAAGGTAACAGTGAAGGTGTTCATCAGCGTCCTTTTCATTTGTTAACTTTGTCAGCTAAGACTCCAAAAGCTCTCGAAGATTTAGTAACTCTTAATCACAATTATATCGAAACTCATACAGAATTAGCGATAGAACTCCGTTCCACTGACGCGATCGCAGATGTATGTTACACAGCTAATACAGGAAGAGCTCATTTCAACCATCGACTAGCGGTTATTGCTTCTGACCGAAAGGAATTAGCAGAAAAACTACTTTACTGGAAAACTGGGGAGGAAGTAGTTGGACTATTTTCTGGACAACTTGATAGTGGTAGCAAAAGTCCAAAACTGGCTTTCCTGTTCACCGGTCAAGGTTCCCAGTATGTGAATATGGGAAGGCAACTCTATGAACAAGAGCCGACTTTCCGTCAAGCTTTAGATGAATGTGAGCAAATCTTACAGCAGTATCTGGAATATCCACTCAATGAAGTTATTTATCCTCAAGACCCACAGCACTCAAGCTCCTCTCTACTAGACCAAACAGCTTATACCCAACCAGCCCTATTTGCCATTGAATATGCTCTGTTTAAGTTATGGCAATCCTGGGGCATAAACCCAGATGCAGTAATGGGTCACAGTGTAGGAGAATATGTAGCAGCAACAGTAGCAGGAGTATTTAGTTTAGAAGACGGTCTCAAACTAATTGCCACCCGGGGAAGGTTGATGCAACAGTTGCCCTGTGGTGGTCAGATGGTTTCAGTGATGGCTAACGAGTCAAAAGTCCGTGAACTGATTACCCCCTACACAGAAAAAGTAGCGATTGCTGCGATTAATGGACCATTAAGTGTAGTAATTTCAGGTGAAGCAGAAGCCATTGCTGCGATTATCAGTAGTCTAAACTCAGAAGGAATCAAAACCAAAAGACTACAAGTATCCCACGCCTTTCATTCACCATTGATGGAACCGATGTTGGTAGAATTTGAAGCAGTAGCCAATCAAATTACCTACCATCAGCCAAAAATACCACTGATTTCCAATGTTACAGGAACAAAAGTAGACAATAGTATTGCCACAGCTAACTATTGGGTAAATCATATACGCCAACCTGTCAAGTTTGCTGCTAGTATGGAAACCCTGCAACAACAAGGCTTGGAAATATTCCTAGAAATAGGAGCAAAACCAATATTATTAGGCATGGGGCGTCAATGTCTACCAGAAGAGTTCGGTATTTGGTTACCGTCGTTACGTCCAGGAGTAGATGAATGGCAACAAATGCTGTCTAGTTTAGGACAGCTGTATGTACAGGGAGTCAAGGTAGATTGGTCAGGGTTTGATAGAGATTATAGCCGTAATAAAGTAGTATTGCCGACATATCCATTCCAACGGGAAAGGTATTGGGTGGAAACCGCTAAGGGCTCCGATTCAAAAGCGATCTCTTCAAACAAGCTCCATCCTCTAATTAATCAAAAGTTCCAATCTCCCTTATCAAAAGAAATCTTTTTCGAGTCTGACTTTAATACCCAAAACTACCCCTTTTTAGCCGACCACCGTATCTATGAAAAAGTTGTAGTTCCTGGTGCAGCTCACATTTCCCTATTGTTAGCAGCTGCCTCTTTAACGTTTCCGAAAACTGAATGTCAACTGGAGGATATTCTCTTTCCTCAAGCCCTAGCTATTCCGGAGGAAGGAGTACGAACTGTGCAGGTAGCTTTGACTCCACAAGATAGCTCTTATTCATTTCAAGTGATTAGCTTTGACGACTCTTTTAACGATGGCAGAGAAATCAGTTCTTGGGCGGTTCATGCTACCGGAAAGATTTCGACTGACCCGGTTGAAAAATCACGGTTATCTCTGGTAGATATTGAAGGAATTCAATCTCGCTGTAGTCAAAAACTAGAGAGCACAGAAGTTTACCAGTATCTCTGGGAGCGACAAATTCAATTAGGGCAGAGTTTCCGCTGGATAGATCAGGTCTGGTTAGGAAACGGAGAAGTTCTTTGTGAAATGAAAGTGCCCCAAACAGTTCTAGAGGCAACAAAGTATCAACTACATCCGGCTTTGGTTGACTCGTGCTTCCAATCACTAGTTGCACTTCAATTAAGTCTGTCTGACGACAATACTGAGATGTTTGTTCCGTTCAGTGTAGAGAAATTTACTTTCTATAATCGTCCTCAGAATGGACGGCTTTGGTGTTATACCCGTAGGTCACAAGACAAACAATCATCAGAAAAATTCAAAGTTGATCTACAATTAGTTGACCAAAATGGGGAACTAGTGGCTCAGGTTAGTGGTGTTGAAGCGAGGAAAGCAAATGCCCAAACATTGCTGATGACTCTGGGTTCAGATTTGAGTAATTGGTTTTATGAAATTAACTGGCAAGCTATACCCCTACCATCAAAAACCCGATCTACTCATGAACAGGAAACAGGGAATTGGTTAGTATTTGCACTCACCGGTGAATTGACAGAGGGTATTGGGAAGAGTTTAGAACAGAAAGGCCACAACTGTATTTGGGTATCTCCCGGTTCAGAGTATAAGCAAATAGATGCTCACCATTATCAAATCAATCCCACTGTTGCTGAACAATTCCAACAACTGCTGCAAGACAATGGTGATCTTAAAGGAATTGTGCATTTATGGGGTGTAAATCAAACCAGTGAATCTTTGGGTATCAAGGAGTTAGAAAAAGCTCAAGAACTAGGTTGTGCTACAGTACTACATTTAGTGCAAGCCTTAATTCAAGCTCGACTAACTCATCTACCGCCGATGTGGTTAGTTACTCAAGGAACTCAGAGTGTATTAGATGAAACGGAAGTGGTACAACCCCAGCAGGGAGCTCTATGGGGACTAGGGCGAGTTATTAGTCTCGAACACCCAGAATTAGCTTGTTTTCGAGTTGACCTAGAGCCGAAATCTCATATTTCTGAAACCGTCCCCAGTTTGGTAGATGAACTGTTGTCTAATCAAAACGAAAACCAGATCGCAATTCGTCAGGGAGTCCGTTATGTAGCCCGATTAGTACCACAACAACAGCAGAAATTAATATCATTACAACTATCAATTGAATCAGAAGCCTGTTATCTTATTACTGGTGGTTTGGGAGCATTAGGGCTACAGGTAGCCCGGTGGCTAGTTGCTAAAGGTGCTAAACATCTGGTTTTGATTGGGGGTTGTGCTCCCTCAGAGATGGCGATGGAAACAATTCAGGAATTAGAACAAGCTGGAAGCCAAATCTCAGTTTTATCAGGGGATATATCCAATCAACAAGATACGGTCAGGATTATGAAGCAAATTCAGGGATCGTTGCCACCACTCAAAGGAGTGATTCATGCCGCCGGGGTATTGGTTGACGGGTTACTGCAACAGATGAGTTGGCAGCAGTTTACCAAAGTGATGGCACCAAAGGTGGCAGGAACTTGGTATTTGCATCAACTGACCCTTGATTTACCCTTAGATTTCTTTGTCTGTTTCTCGTCGATGGCTTCGATGTTGGGTTCACCAGGTCAAGGAAACTATGCCGCAGCTAATGGGTTTATGGATGCTTTAGCCCATCATCGTCGAGGACAGGGATTACCAGGATTGAGTATTAACTGGGGACCATGGGCAGCAGCAGGCATGGCCGCTCGTTTAGCAAGTGGACATCACAATCGGATGCAGAGCCAGGGCATAGTTGCCATTGAACCCGAACAGGGAATGCAGGCATTGGGGTCATTGTTATCAGGTTCTCAAAGCCAAGTTGGAGTGTTCCCGATTAACTGGTCAAGGTTTGTCAGCCAGCTCCCTAGTGGGCAAAAGATGCCATTCTTAGAGGCTTTGATTTCATCAGTAACAGAAACTAAAAACGAACAGCTTTTAGAACAGCTAAAAGCAGCTCCACCAGAGCAAGGAGAAAAAATCTTGATAGATTACCTCAAAAATAAAATTTCTCCTCTTTTGGGAATAAATGCTGCTAAAATAGAAATAAAGCAACCTTTAACTAGTATGGGTTTTGATTCTTTGATGGCCGGTGAATTGCGAAATTTTATACAAAGGGAAATAGAAGTTGATATTCCTATGGAAATAATAATTAGCGGTATTAATATTATCGCAATAGCAAATTTATTGGTTGATAAAATTTTGTTAAATCAAATTAGTTTATCAAATTCTTCAAAAACCCAAAATATCATTGAAGATAGGGAAGAAATTACTATATAA
- the tnpA gene encoding IS200/IS605 family transposase: MLNKFKYNKNIVYSCKYHVVWCPKYRRPVLVEEVEVKLKELLYQIAKEIQVEIIELEVIPDHVHLLCECDPQFVIHRVVKRFKGATSRYLREQFPHLKSRLPTLWTNSYFLSTVGGAPLETIKRYVANQKEV; encoded by the coding sequence ATTTTAAATAAATTTAAGTACAACAAAAATATCGTATACTCGTGTAAATATCACGTAGTATGGTGCCCTAAGTACCGCCGACCAGTGCTAGTGGAAGAGGTGGAAGTAAAATTAAAAGAACTCCTCTACCAAATAGCAAAGGAGATCCAAGTCGAAATTATCGAATTAGAGGTAATTCCTGACCACGTTCATCTACTCTGTGAATGCGATCCTCAGTTTGTTATTCACAGAGTGGTTAAGCGCTTTAAAGGGGCAACCAGTAGGTACCTTAGAGAGCAGTTTCCTCACCTGAAAAGTCGATTACCTACTTTGTGGACTAATTCCTACTTTTTGTCCACAGTTGGAGGTGCTCCACTTGAAACTATTAAACGGTACGTTGCCAACCAAAAAGAGGTTTAG
- a CDS encoding beta-ketoacyl synthase N-terminal-like domain-containing protein, which yields MDREPIAIIGMGCRFPGAKNPEAFWELL from the coding sequence ATGGATAGAGAACCGATTGCAATTATTGGCATGGGATGTCGTTTTCCAGGAGCTAAAAATCCAGAAGCATTCTGGGAACTACTATAG